A genome region from Coffea arabica cultivar ET-39 chromosome 7e, Coffea Arabica ET-39 HiFi, whole genome shotgun sequence includes the following:
- the LOC113702191 gene encoding alcohol dehydrogenase 1-like — MSTCSSTEGQVIRCKAAVAWGPGKPLVIEEVEVAPPQAMEVRLKILFTSLCHTDVYFWEAKGQTPVFPRIFGHEAAGIVESVGEGVTELKPGDHVLPVFTGECKECRHCKSEESNMCDLLRINTDRGVMLNDGKSRFSINGKPIYHFVGTSTFSEYTVVHVGCVAKINPEAPLDKVCVLSCGISTGLGATLNVAKPPKGSTVAIFGLGAVGLAAAEGARIAGASRIIGVDLNSNRFEEAKKFGVTEFVNPKDYNKPVQEVLAEITDGGVDRSIECTGSINAMISAFECVHDGWGVAVLVGVPNKDDAFRTHPINVLNEKTLKGTFFGNYKPRTDLPSVVEKYMNKELELEKFITHEVPFSEINKAFEYMLKGAGLRCIIHMGA; from the exons ATGTCTACTTGCTCCAGTACTGAAGGTCAAGTGATACGCTGCAAAG CTGCTGTGGCATGGGGACCAGGGAAGCCACTGGTAATTGAGGAAGTTGAGGTTGCACCACCCCAGGCAATGGAAGTTCGCCTGAAGATCCTCTTCACTTCCCTTTGCCATACTGATGTTTACTTCTGGGAAGCAAAG GGGCAGACCCCAGTGTTTCCTAGAATATTTGGTCATGAGGCTGCAGG gataGTGGAAAGTGTTGGTGAGGGTGTGACGGAACTCAAACCTGGTGATCATGTGCTTCCTGTATTCACAGGAGAGTGTAAGGAATGCAGACACTGCAAGTCAGAGGAGAGCAATATGTGTGACCTCCTCAGGATCAACACTGATAGAGGAGTGATGCTTAATGATGGGAAATCAAGATTTTCAATAAACGGGAAACCAATTTATCATTTTGTTGGAACTTCCACTTTCAGTGAATACACTGTGGTACATGTTGGCTGTGTTGCAAAGATCAATCCTGAAGCTCCACTTGATAAAGTTTGTGTTCTCAGCTGTGGAATCTCCACGG GTCTTGGTGCTACCTTGAATGTTGCAAAGCCACCGAAGGGCTCAACAGTTGCAATTTTTGGACTAGGAGCTGTTGGTCTTGCT GCTGCTGAAGGAGCTCGAATTGCTGGTGCATCAAGAATCATTGGGGTTGATTTGAACTCCAACCGATTTGAAGAAG CCAAGAAATTTGGTGTAACGGAGTTTGTGAACCCAAAGGACTACAACAAGCCTGTGCAAGAG GTTCTTGCAGAGATAACAGATGGGGGTGTAGACCGCAGTATTGAATGTACTGGAAGTATCAATGCAATGATCTCTGCATTTGAGTGTGTTCATGAT GGATGGGGTGTTGCTGTACTTGTTGGAGTACCAAATAAGGATGACGCATTCAGAACTCATCCAATCAATGTCCTGAATGAGAAGACACTCAAGGGAACATTTTTTGGCAATTATAAACCGCGCACTGACCTTCCTTCGGTGGTTGAGAAGTACATGAATAAG GAGCTTGAACTTGAGAAGTTTATCACCCATGAAGTGCCTTTCTCAGAGATCAACAAGGCATTTGAGTACATGCTCAAAGGAGCGGGCCTGCGCTGCATTATTCACATGGGAGCATAG